GATATTCGAAATGACCATCAGGTGTAACAAAGGCGGTCTTGGATACGGAGTCTTCCGCGATGGCAATCTGGTGGAAGCCGGATGCCATGTCGAGAaccgtgaaatatttgttttttcctAACCGATCTAACTGGTCATCGATTAAAGGAAGAGGGTACCGGTCTTTTACGGTTATCCGATTTAAAGCGCGATAATCTACGCACAAACGATCCTCACCGTTCTTTTTCTTCACTAGTATAATGGGGCTCGCAAAAGACGAAGTGCTTTCGCGTATTATGCCCTTTTCTAATAAGTCGTTAATTATAACGCGTACCTTTTCTCGCTCGCTAAATGACAGCCTATATGGATGGTAATTAACAATTTTACCTTCTTTCAGAGTGATGTCGAGTCGGGCAGTCTTCACCTTGTTATGAATAATATTATCGTTGTTAGACATGTGTCTATACCGGTTGAGTAGACTATTAAGTTGACTCTTTATGGGTTCATCAAGGTCCACAGCTACGCAGGCGAGGGGTTGCATCTCGCTCGTCGGTTCCTGTGGTAGCTTCGACGGGCAGCGTACGAGTCTTGAAGTCCCGTCCTCGTTGATCAGCATCTGCAAGCCTCCTTGGGATAGAATATTTTTGCCGATGATCACATCGTATGGGATGTACGAGTCCGCCACAACTAGAAGGTCCATTTCCAATGAAACATCTTCGGTCTGCACTAACGTGGTGGTCGCTCCCTTGGCCACGAACACAGCGTCTCGCAATCCTCGTACAGTTACCGTGGTTGGTTCGATTTTGCAATTCGCTCGTTTTGCAATAGACTCTTTTATGAGCGAACATGTTGCACCCGAATcgattaaacaatttcgaacaaCACAGTCTCGGATGATGACAGGTGTCGGCTGATGCGgcatcgaataacacgcgttcACTTCGGGTTTTCCCTTTTGGGTCCTGTAGGTCGTTTTCGATATATTTTCGGTCGGGGATTGACCTGCATTGAATCGTTGGGCCCGTTGCTTGAGCCAGCAGGTATCTTCCTCATGTCCGCGTTTTGTGCAATAGGTGCAGGTAGCAGTATGCTTCGATGGTGGTCGAGAACTGCCGGCCGCAATTTTTTGTCTTTTAGGACAATCGCTATGCACATGGTCCATCGAATCGCAAACAAAACATCGCTTTCCTGGACGAGAGGTGCTGTAAGGACGTTTCGAAGGATTTTTACGATGATCCTGATCCTTCGGGTCCCGGCGTCGCTTAATGTAAAGGGCTATTCCTGTTAACAGATCAGCGGTGGTTGTGTATCGTGCGTTCGTCAGTGATTGCCGAGTAGTGGAGTCCATAACACTCGCGATTACAAGCCGCACTAGTTCCATCGGTGTAAACGAAATTTTCGTCTGTGTGAAATATTTAAGTTTTGTACGGGCGTATTCCGAATAACTAGCGGCATCGTCGCTGGTATAGAGCACCGCGCGACGTAATAACTGACCAAGACGGTCTTCCGTAGTGTAGATCGAGCACAAATCTTGGCGAAAAATCGTCCATGTTCGTGGGTTTCCCCGCCACGTACGGTACCATTCTTTGGCCGAACCCGTTAACGCGTGCGTTGCACTACACAATCGTTGCGTCGATGTAAGGTCCTTCGTGATTTCTTCCACCATATCACACCACGTGTCCGCACTTTCACCAAGTTCTTCACCACTGAATGTCGGTATGGCTTCTATCGGATGTTGCAGAGGTCGACTTAGCACACTTACTTCACTCGCGACGCGTTCTTCCTCTAATTTTTGAATGCGCTTTAGCAAGTATTCGATAGTCGTATCTTCATTCGGATGGTCAGCCATAGCGAATACTATTTAAGAATTCTTCGCGTACCGGTTAAAATCAGTGTGCGCGCGTAGTATTAAGTGAACAACTCGTTCACACGTATCCCGCTTCTGATGTTAAAGATATCCGAAATCTCGTGAGGAGTCAGGAGATTCTCTTActaccgaggttctggggtaagtgctgcgtggttcctcacagtcctcataccagaaggcaccctcgccttccccactccgtggccagatccttgggacacagggccccactttctaagtgaaaattaaggggagattagactctcagcctctctcgactttccctcatctggttgcagttaaacaacccctcgacggttgacggcggaaagacccaacgtggtcgcctgccatcgtccatcgatggttctgttttatttcattcgtcttCTTTAAGGGCCTCACGTAGCTCGGGACCCCATCATAAATCCATCCGAGCTTAAGGGTCGGGTCAGCGCGGACCCCTAACTTGGCTCGCACGTGTTGATGCTAACAAACAACTAGGGGATATTTTCACAAAACCAATACCAACAGTGAAGTTCAATTATATGCGCAAGCAGATCGGACTGGAGGAGCCCGAGtgataagaaattgttaaacgataataatggtttgattgagttttttttgggttttcctcaatccattgcaacgaatgttgaaccatttgtatattgcccaagaataataataataaaagggaaATGAACGATGTTCTCTCTATAAGTATTTTAAGATTAATTTCTGAGTGGGagtatagatatttgtacagaaattatatctataatacggttccattaactgttgtatatgtatctcgttacattgtatctcgcggtgtctttaggtatcgaatcaaagacagagccgcgcttctttttggtccgccgacgtgtcccattcagatgttttatttttctccaacgtatcgacgagctgccgaagtcgttcagtaaaagcctagccttagtagaggaaacatcgatcaaatatcgttcatgatcatatctgtgttttttttattctttctaaataagtaaataccttgcttcccaaaaccaacacaatcccctatgttatcctctatcctatcctatcctctataatatcctatcctctatcctatcctatcatctgtcctataatatcctctatcctatcctatcctctatcctatcctattctctatcctatcctatcctctatcctatcctattcactatcctatcctatattctatcctatcctatcctcaattctttcctatgctctatcatctgctctatcatctcctatcctcaatcctatccaatcctctatccgatcctatcctctatcctatccaatcctatatcctatcctctatcctatcctatcctccatcctatcctatcctctatcctataatatcatctatcctatcctatcctctatcctatcctatcctctatgctatccaatcccctatgttatcctctatcctatcctatcctctataatatcctatcctctatcctatcctatcctctgtcctataatatcctctatcctatcctatcctctaccctatcctatcctctatcctatcctatcctctatcctgtcctatcctccatcctatcctatcctctatcctttaacatcatctatcctatcctattctctatcctatcctattctctatcctatcctatattctatcctatcctatcgtcaattgttgcctatgctctatcatctgctctatcctctcctatcctcaatcctatcctatcctctctccgatcctatcctctatcctatccaatcctatatcctatcctctatcctatccaatcctatatcctatcctctatcctatcctatcctccatcctatcctatcctctatcctataatatcatctatcctatcctatcctctatcctatcctatcctctatcgtctcctatcctctatgctatccaatcccctatgttatcctctatcctatcctatcctctataatatcctatcctctatcctatcctatcctctgtcctatcctatcctctatcctatcctatcctctatcctatcctctatcctatcctatcctctatcctatcctatcctctatcctatcctatcctctatcctatcctatcctctatcctatcctatcctctatcctatcctatcctctatcctatcctatcctgtatcctatcctatcaactatcctatcctatcctctatcctatcctatcctatcaactatcctatcctatcctctatcctatccgatcctctatcctatcctatcctctataatatcctatcctctatcctatcctatcctctgtcctatcctatcctctatcctatcctatcctctatcctatcctctatcctatcctatcctctatcctatcctatcctgtatcctatcctatcctctatcctatcctatcctctatcctatcctatcctctatcctatcctatcctctatcctatcctattcactatcctatcctatattctatcctatcctatcctcaattctttcctatgctctatcatctgctctatcctctcctatcctcaatcctatccaatcctctatccgatcctatcctctatcctatccaatcctatatcctatcctccatcctatcctatcctccatcctatcctatcctctatcctataatatcatctatcctatcctatcctctatcctatcctatcctctatgctatccaatcccctatgttatcctctatcctatccaatcctctataatatcctatcctctatcctaccctatcctctgtcctataatatcctctatcctattctatcctctatcctatcctatcctctatcctatcctatcctctatcctatcctctatcctatcctatcctctatcctatcctatcctctatcctatcctatcctctatcctatcctatcctctatcctatcctatcctctatcctatcctatcctctatcctatcctatcctgtatcctatcctatcaactatcctatcctatcctctatcctatcctatcctatcaactatcctatcctatcctctatcctatccgatcctctatcctatcctatcctctataatatcctatcctctatcctatcctatcctctgtcctatcctatcctctatcctatcctatcctctatcctatcctctatcctatcctatcctctatcctatcctatcctgtatcctatcctatcctctatcctatcctatcctctatcctatcctatcctctatcctatcctatcctctatcctatcctattcactatcctatcctatattctatcctatcctatcctcaattctttcctatgctctatcatctgctctatcctctcctatcctcaatcctatccaatcctctatccgatcctatcctctatcctatccaatcctatatcctatcctccatcctatcctatcctccatcctatcctatcctctatcctataatatcatctatcctatcctatcctctatcctatcctatcctctatgctatccaatcccctatgttatcctctatcctatccaatcctctataatatcctatcctctatcctaccctatcctctgtcctataatatcctctatcctattctatcctctatcctatcctatcctctatcctatcctatcctctatcctgtcctatcctccatcctatcctatcctctatcctataacatcatctatcctatcctattctctatcctatcctatattctatcctatcctatcctcaattcttgcctatgctctatcatctgctctatcctctcctatcctcaatcctatcctatcctctatccgatcctatcctctatcctatccaatcctatatcctatcctctatcctatcctatcctccatcctatcctatcctctatcctataatatcatctatcctatcctatcctctatcctatcctatcctctatcgtctcctatcctctatgctatccaatcccctatgttatcgtctatcctatcctatccgctataatatcctatcctctatcctatcctatcctctgtcctattctatcctctatcctatcctatcctattatctatcctatcctatcctatatcctatcctatcctctatcctatcctatcctctatcctatcttatcctctatcctatcctatcctctatcctatcctatcctctataacatcgtatcctctataatatcgtatcctgtatcctatcctgtaatatttcctatcctatcatcaatcctatcctatcctctatcgtctcctatcctctatgctatccaatcccctatgttatcctctatcctatcctatcctctatcctatcctatcctctatcctatcctatcctctatcctatcctatcctctaataatatcctatcctctatcctatcctatcctctgtcctatcctattatctatcctatcctatcctatatcctatcctatcctctatcctatcctatcctctatcctatcctattctctatcctatcctatcctctatcctatcctattcactatcctatcctatattctatcctatcctatcctcaattctttcctatgctctatcatctgctctatcctctcctatcctcaatcctatccaatcctctatccgatcctatcctctatcctatccaatcctatatcctatcctctatcctatcctatcctccatcctatcctatcctctatcctataatatcatctatcctatcctatcctctatcctatcctatcctctatgctatccaatcccctatgttatcctctatcctatcctatcctctataatatcctatcctctatcctatcctatcctctatcctatcctatcctctatcctatcctatcctctatcctatcctatcctctatcctatcctatcctctatcctgtcctatcctccatcctatcctatcctctatcctttaacatcatctatcctatcctattctctatcctatcctatattctatcctatcctatcgtcaattgttgcctatgctctatcatctgctctatcctctcctatcctcaatcctatcctatcctctctccgatcctatcctctatcctatccaatcctatatcctatcctctatcctatccaatcctatatcctatcctctatcctatcctatcctccatcctatcctatcctctatcctataacatcatctatcctatcctatcctctatcctatcctatcctctatcgtctcctatcctctatgctatccaatcc
This DNA window, taken from Halictus rubicundus isolate RS-2024b unplaced genomic scaffold, iyHalRubi1_principal scaffold0026, whole genome shotgun sequence, encodes the following:
- the LOC143363179 gene encoding uncharacterized protein LOC143363179, with product MELVRLVIASVMDSTTRQSLTNARYTTTADLLTGIALYIKRRRDPKDQDHRKNPSKRPYSTSRPGKRCFVCDSMDHVHSDCPKRQKIAAGSSRPPSKHTATCTYCTKRGHEEDTCWLKQRAQRFNAGQSPTENISKTTYRTQKGKPEVNACYSMPHQPTPVIIRDCVVRNCLIDSGGLQMLINEDGTSRLVRCPSKLPQEPTSEMQPLACVAVDLDEPIKSQLNSLLNRYRHMSNNDNIIHNKVKTARLDITLKEGKTGRPQVAPKDRLRLWKGEWAGDEMSSDDEDKNEPC